In a genomic window of Polypterus senegalus isolate Bchr_013 chromosome 13, ASM1683550v1, whole genome shotgun sequence:
- the tekt4 gene encoding tektin-4, protein MSAPVLASRPILDTRAVSQGLLRPAEPEVALNTGLYSSAGQATAGYRSAKYTTNEWHQGNYSSYFAALTDLENAEVLRRESKKLTSETQASTQTAQANATRMLGERLQELHAWKSELQRLIEALRAETDLLLAQKRRLESALNATETPQLIATDNLQCRERRVGSDLVKDDVEVELLKELDLIHSVQELLKRTLAQAVSQVRSNRTIKSTLEMDWSDKYEAYSIDDKCGRHNSKCTETQRHPSSVKFQDSLSTPETWNKFTEDNIKLGENEQMASANLRALIDKVLQDTAEDLRAQCADVDKAFAKRCEEMSDAKFRLEHHLNQILEQISAQEKNIVELQQAIRDKEAPLKVAETRLYRRSFRPNMELCRDPVQFRLVSEVGEITESIESLQKKLEEAKQSLSSMEDTRMSLEKEIGNKKNSLFIDRDKCMTHRTRYPPVSRLLGY, encoded by the exons ATGTCGGCTCCGGTGCTGGCCTCTCGACCCATATTGGACACTCGGGCCGTGTCCCAGGGGCTTCTCCGCCCGGCCGAGCCCGAAGTGGCCCTCAACACGGGGCTCTACTCATCAGCCGGCCAGGCGACCGCGGGCTACCGAAGCGCAAAGTACACCACGAACGAATGGCACCAGGGGAACTACTCCAGTTACTTCGCCGCTTTGACCGACCTCGAGAATGCCGAGGTCCTCCGCCGCGAGTCCAAGAAACTGACCAGCGAGACCCAGGCGAGCACGCAGACCGCGCAGGCCAACGCCACTCGCATGCTGGGCGAACGACTGCAGGAGCTGCACGCCTGGAAATCGGAGCTGCAGCGGCTTATCGAAGCGCTCAGGGCCGAGACCGACCTGCTGCTGGCCCAGAAGAGGAGGCTGGAGAGCGCACTGAATGCCACCGAGACCCCCCAGCTGATAGCCACGGACAACCTGCAGTGTCGGGAGAGGCGCGTGGGCTCCGATCTGGTCAAGGACGACGTGGAAGTGGAGCTCCTCAAG GAGTTGGACCTCATCCACAGTGTCCAGGAGCTCCTCAAGAGGACTTTGGCCCAGGCAGTCAGTCAAGTCAG ATCCAACAGAACcatcaagagcactctggagatggactggtctgacaaatacGAGGCATACAGCATCGACGACAAGTGTGGCCGACACAACAGCAAGTGCACCGAAACACAGAGACACCCCAGCAGCGTCAAGTTCCAGGACAG CTTATCAACTCCAGAGACATGGAACAAGTTTACTGAAGATAACATAAAGCTGGGCGAGAACGAGCAAATGGCTTCTGCCAACCTGCGCGCCCTGATCGACAAGGTGCTCCAGGATACGGCTGAAGATCTACGTGCCCAGTGTGCCGATGTGGATAAGGCATTCGCCAAGCGCTGTGAGGAGATGAGCGATGCAAAATTCCGGCTGGAGCATCACCTGAATCAG ATCCTGGAGCAGATAAGCGCGCAGGAGAAAAACATCGTGGAGCTGCAGCAGGCCATCCGGGACAAAGAAGCTCCCCTGAAGGTGGCTGAGACGAGGCTGTACCGCCGGTCATTCCGGCCTAACATGGAGCTCTGCCGAGACCCCGTGCAGTTCAG GCTGGTGAGCGAGGTTGGCGAGATCACAGAGTCCATCGAGTCCCTGCAGAAGAAACTCGAGGAGGCCAAGCAGTCCCTGAGCAGCATGGAGGACACTCGGATGTCCCTTGAGAAGGAGATTGGGAATAAGAAGAACAGTCTCTTCATTGATCGGGACAAGTGCATGACCCATCGCACCCGCTACCCGCCGGTCAGCCG